The Vigna radiata var. radiata cultivar VC1973A unplaced genomic scaffold, Vradiata_ver6 scaffold_137, whole genome shotgun sequence nucleotide sequence TGTTATGTCTTGGACTGCTCTCATCTCTGGATATGTCCAGGGCAGAAAAGAGCAGGAAGCCATGGAACTGTTTTGTAACATGCTTCATGGTCATGTTGCACCAAATTGCTTCACATTCTCCAGCGTCCTCAAAGCTTGTGCAAACCTTCCTGATTTTAGCTTCGGCAAACAACTGCATGGTCAGACAATTAAACTGGGCCTTTCCGCAATTAATTGTGTGGGGAATTCTCTTGTTAACATGTATGCAAGGTCTGGAAGTACGGATTGTGCTCGAAAAGCTTTCAATATcttatttgaaaagaatttattttcgTGCAGTACAGCTATTGATGCACATGCAAAAGCATTGGATTCTGAAGAATCTTTTAACCATGATATTGAGAACCCTGCTGTTGGAGCTGGTTCTTTTACATATGCATGCCTCTTAAGTGGCGCAGCCTGCTTAGGTACAATCGGTAGGGGTGAACAAATTCATGCCCTCATAGTGAAGTCAGGGTTCGGAACCGATTTATGCATTAATAATGCTTTAATCTCTATGTATTCCAAGTGCGGAATCAAAGAAGCTGCTCTGCAGGTCTTTAATGACATGGGGCATCGCAATGTAATAACTTGGACCTCTATCATAAGTGCTTTGGCAAAACATGGATTTGCTACAAAAGCTTTAGAATTGTTCTATGAAATGCTTGAAATAGGTGTAAAGCCTAATGAGGTCACTTATATTGCGGTTTTATCAGCCTGTAGTCACGTTGGTTTGATTGATGAGGCTTGGAAACACTTCAATTCTATGCATTATAATTATGGTATCAGTCCAAGGATGGAACATTATGCATGTATGGTTGATTTGCTTGGTCGATCTGGATTGCTTGTAGAAGCTATTGAATTTATTACTTCAATGCCTTTTGATGCTGATGCATTGGTATGGCGTACGTTTCTTGGTTCTTGTCGGGTTCATCGTAACACCAAACTTGGAGAGCATGCTGCAAAAATGATTCTTGAGAGGGAACCTCATGATTCAGCTACCTATATATTATTGTCAAACTTGTATGCGTCAGAAGGGAGGTGGGATGATGTAGCAGCAATAAGAAAATGCatgaaacagaaaaaattgataaaagaaacagGTTATAGCTGGATTGAAATCGACAACCAGATACACAAATTCCACGTAGGGGATACTTCACACCCCCAGgctaaaatgatatatgatgaactagatgaattggctttaaaaataaagaactcGGGTTATATCCCAAATACAGATTTTGTTCTTCACGATGTGGAGGATGAACAGAAGGATCACTATCTGTTTCAACACAGTGAAAAAATTGCTGTGGCATTTGCTCTTATAAGTACCCCGAAACCAAAACCtattagaatatttaaaaatcttcGAGTTTGTGGGGACTGCCATACGGCAATGAAGTATATATCAATAGTTACTGGAAGAGAGATAGTAGTCAGAGATGCATACCGGTTTCATCATGTCAAGAATGGGAAATGCTCTTGCAATGATTATTGGTAAATGATTCTATATGCATTCGATTGTGGTTAAACTTGGAAATTTGAGGGTATACAAGGAAACTTGAACCCACAAGCCAATTGCTATTGTTAGAGGCATCTGTTTatccatctttattttttttttcatgataagGGTAGATGCAGCGTGTACGATATACCATTTTCTTGTTTACCGTGGAGGTTATTCCCTCTACATATTATTCTAAAGTAGCCATatcctcttctctttttttcttttctctactTCTCAAAATGTCATGTCATCCCCCCTCCCACATTATTGATCTAAAGGCCATCATGGATATGATTCGAAGTTATAGGTTGAGAAATCGAGCTACTTGACTAATCTAATTGCAAGGCAAAACCGTAAACGCATGTTGATGACTTCTTACGGTACTATTGTGTTCTAAATACTTTGAACATCTTCCTTCCTTTTTAGCAAagagtttcttttttctttttaatgaaaatggtataattttataccaattttatcaaaataggtagattataacaaaattacCACTTTTTGGTGAGTAGTATTTTGCAGGTATGGCTTTTTGCACATAAGTGGTATTCCATACTCATGATTTCTTACTAAATACAAAGAAGACGCGCACACgagaaatttgaatttcaaaatatgatacTATCAAGTTGTCTTTGTAGAAGATGACATTCAATTTTTCTAGAAATAAGTAATTCAAGAGATGGTGAGTTTAACTCAAAACCAGAACATTGAAGTAGCGTGTCCAGAGGACgagtttcatttttctttttttcaaattctaagTCATAGTGTGCATGACTATAGCTCAAAACCGTTCCATATTGAAATTGTGTGTGCAGAAAACgagtttcaatttcttttaaattagaatttgtgCCTTGTTTGCATGCCTTTTGCTCA carries:
- the LOC106753531 gene encoding pentatricopeptide repeat-containing protein At3g49170, chloroplastic yields the protein MASLSFLCVQWRIHGHGPRGSELRKAISTLDLTLQPEEVGSRQKLINSSLLLKACIRSGNLELGKLLHHKLIHSGLPLDSVLLNSLISLYSKCGDWQSALSIFQGMGDNRDLVSWSALISCFSNNSMHSQALLTFLHMLQFGIFPNQYSFTASIRSSSNAQYFSIGLVIFGFLFKTGYFHSHLCVGCALIDMFAKGNADIHSARMVFDKMPDKNLVTWTLMITRYAQHGFLSDAIDLFCSLLVSEHTPDRFTLTSLLSASVEMGFFSLGKQLHSWVIRSGLASDVCVGCTLVDMYAKCAADGSVESSRKVFNSMPLHNVMSWTALISGYVQGRKEQEAMELFCNMLHGHVAPNCFTFSSVLKACANLPDFSFGKQLHGQTIKLGLSAINCVGNSLVNMYARSGSTDCARKAFNILFEKNLFSCSTAIDAHAKALDSEESFNHDIENPAVGAGSFTYACLLSGAACLGTIGRGEQIHALIVKSGFGTDLCINNALISMYSKCGIKEAALQVFNDMGHRNVITWTSIISALAKHGFATKALELFYEMLEIGVKPNEVTYIAVLSACSHVGLIDEAWKHFNSMHYNYGISPRMEHYACMVDLLGRSGLLVEAIEFITSMPFDADALVWRTFLGSCRVHRNTKLGEHAAKMILEREPHDSATYILLSNLYASEGRWDDVAAIRKCMKQKKLIKETGYSWIEIDNQIHKFHVGDTSHPQAKMIYDELDELALKIKNSGYIPNTDFVLHDVEDEQKDHYLFQHSEKIAVAFALISTPKPKPIRIFKNLRVCGDCHTAMKYISIVTGREIVVRDAYRFHHVKNGKCSCNDYW